In the Afipia sp. GAS231 genome, GCGGCAACTCGCAATTCTTCGGCACCGACCGCATCACCTATCCGGGCGGCGTCGGCACCGATACCTACCACGCCACCAAGAACGAGTGGGTGGTTCTCGCCAACGCCTATGTCGATCTCGGCACCTGGTGGTGCATGACCCCGTTCATCGGCGCCGGCGTCGGCGGCGCGCGGGTCGCGATCAACGGTTTCACCGATCAGGGCATTGCCAATAACGGCGGCGGCGCGCTGCCGGGTCTGGCCTTCGGCGATAACGTGTCGAAGTGGAACCTGGCCTGGGCGCTGCACGCCGGTGTCGCCTACAAGGTTTCGCCAAACTTCACCGTCGAACTCGCCTATCGTTATCTCGACATGGGCGACGGCCTGACCGGCGATCTCAAGACCTTCGACGGCACCAACAACGTCGTCAACCCGACGACCTTCAAGAGCATCACCTCGCATGACCTGAAGCTCGGGGTGCGCTGGAATTTCGACCAGCCGCAGCCGGTCTATCAGCAGCCGCTGGTTCGCAAGGGTTAATTCGGCTCTTCATCGGTTAACGATTGCAGACGGCGCGGGATCTTCCCGCGCCGTTTTGCTTTTGCGTCGCGCGGGTCATGCGCGGGAGCTGGTGCAAAATATGCGGCGGCTTTTCGGCAAGATCGCGCCAATCGACGGCTCGCGAAAACGATTGGTTAAGGTTAACAGGCGATGATCAGCGCCAAGTTCAGAGTATGCGATGGAGCGTTGTGATGCGTTTGACCTTGCTGGCAGCGATGATGTGCGGCGTAGCGGCCGGTGCGCAAGCCGCCGATCTCCCCGATTTGCCGATACTCCGCGGCGCCGTCACCGACGGAATGACGCATAGCACGCGAAACTGGGACGGTTGGTATGTCGGCGGCCAAGTCGGCTACACCTCGGCAGACATGGACTTCAGCCATTCGGTCAAGACGCTCACGAATTTCATGTTGCGCAACAGCGTGCTTCAGGATCCGGTCTCGCAGTGGTCGCTGCTTTCCAAGAACCACGCGCAGGCCACCGGCTTTGGTGGTTTCGTCGGTCGCAACTGGCAGTGGGACCAGGTCGTCCTGGGTGTCGAGGCCAACTACAATTACATGAACAGCCTTGCGAGCTCGTCCACCAACGGGATGAGCCTCAACATCGTCAATCCCACGGGAGAGAGTCCACCGGCCGGCCATACTCATACCTACAGCACGACACTGACCGGTAAAGCGTCCTTGCAGGTCAAGGACGTGGTGACGTTCCGCGGTCGCGCGGGGTGGGCCGCCGGCGACTTCCTGCCGTATATGTTTGGCGGCCTGGCCGTCGGCCGTGTCGATACGGCGCGGTCGGCGACGGTTTCCTACACCAAGTGGGACGATTACGACCAGACGACTCAAACGCTGGTAGGATTCGTCAACGGAACTCCCGTCTACACTACCACCACCACGCATATCACCGCTCAAATAGGCGCCGGCTCGGTTTCCAACGCCGAGCATCGCACCAACAGTTTCGTGGCCGGCTGGACCGCCGGTCTCGGAACGGAGTACAACATTTGGGGTGGTCTGTTCATGCGCGCCGAGTGGGAATACGTCAGGTTCATGTCGGTGAAGGATACCAGCTTCAGCACCAACAGCGTGCGCGCCGGCCTCGGCTACAAGTTCTGATCCGGCAGGCACGTTCAAGCGTGCTTGCCGTCAGGTCCTGTTGACAGATTTCTCTCCGCCTGCTGCTCTGCCGTCTCCCAAGAGGCGGCCAGCATGAAAATCTACGGCGATATCAATTCGGGCAATTGCCTGAAGGTGAAATGGGTGTGCGATCGTCTCGCGCTGCCCTACGATTGGGTGGCGATCGATACACTCAAGCAGGAAACCCGGACGCCGGAATTTCTGAAAGTGAACGATGCCGGCCAGGTGCCTGCGGTCGCGCTCGACGACGGCCGCACGTTGGCGCAATCCAACGCCATCATCCGTTATCTCGCCGGCGGCAGCGATTTGATTCCTTCCGATGCTTTCGCACAGGCCAAGATGGACGAATGGCTGTTCTGGGAACAATACAGCCACGAGCCCTATATCGCGGCGTGCCGCTTCCACATGTTCTATCTGGGCAGGCCGGCCTCCGATCTCGATCCCGACAAGGTCAAGCGCGGCTACGCAGCGCTGGCGCGGATGGAGCATCAACTCGCGATCACGCCATTTCTGGTCGGTAACGCCGTCTCGCTGGCCGACGTTTCGCTGTTGGCTTATACGCGCGTGGCGCATGAAGGTGGCTTCGATCTCAGTGGCCATCCTTCCGTGCGCCGCTGGATCGGCGAGACCGAGAAGCATCTCGGCCTGACGCCGGCGCGCTGAAATCCCATCTGGAAAAACTCATGACTGCGATCTCGAAAGTCACCATCCGCCGCGTCTGTCGTGAGGACGTCGCCGTCATTGTCGGCATGCTGGCGGACGATCCGCTCGGTGGCGCCCGCGAACGGATCGAAGATCCGCTGCCGCAATCCTATTACACGGCGTTCGAGACCGTCGAGCGCGATCCGAACATCCAGCTCGTGGTCGCCGAGGACGGCGACGGCGCTGTCGTCGGCTGCCTGCAATTGTGCATCCTGCCTGGCTTAAGTTCGCAGGGCGCCTCGCGTGGCCTGATCGAGGACGTCCGCGTCGCCAGCCATTGTCGCAGCCGCGGCATCGGCGAACTGTTGGTACAGTGGGCGCTTGGGGAAGCGCGCGGCAAAGGCTGCAAGCTGGTCGAGTTGCTGACGCACCATACCCGCGTTGATGCGCAGCGGTTCTATGAAAGGCTCGGCTTTGCGCGCAGCCATGTCGGCATGACCGTTCGATTTTGACGCGTCGACGATGACTGGAGCCTTTTCCGTTCCGATGGAATCGGAACGGGGCTCCAGATTTTTGATTTGACGCGTTTTCTTGCCGCGAACCGGTTTCCACTTCGCTGGAAAAACGCTCTATCCGCAAGGTTGCGAGGCGCCGTCGGCCAATGCCTGCGGTGGTGTTCACTCCGCAATCCGGTTAACAACCGGTAAACTACGCGGGCGTCCGTAAATTTACTGGGAGGAGCGTCTCCGCTATGCCGACGTCTCCCATGGGGCGGCGTGGGCAGCGTGGGGATTTTCCGATGGGTAATTATTCGATCGTTCGCGACGGCAACGAATATGTGGTGCGGGCCGGCGAGAAAAGCGTTCTGAAGATTGCCAGCCGGCGGCGCGCCGCCAAGCTGATTTCCGACGCGGTCGAATTGCTGGAGAAGCAGCCCGCGCCATCGGCAGAGGTCGAGAACACATCAATTGTCCCCGATCTCGGAGCAATTCTCGACTCGCAGGTTCCTTGACGGTCGGGCACGTTTACCTTATGTACCGCGGCGGGACACCTCCCCCCAACGGGAGGCTTACTATCTGGAAGGATAGATCATGACCGTAGCGAAGCCCGCTTCGCGGCCCAACGTGCCGCATTTCTCCTCCGGCCCCTGCGCCAAGCGCCCCGGCTGGAATCCCCAAAATCTCAAGGACGCAGCGCTCGGCCGCTCGCATCGTGCGAAGGTCGGCAAGGCCAAGCTCAAGCTCGCGATCGATCTGACGCGCGAAGTGCTTGAAGTGCCGGCCGGCTACCGGATCGGCATCGTGCCGGCGTCCGATACCGGCGCGGTCGAAATGGCGCTGTGGTCGTTGCTCGGCGCGCGGCCCGTCACCACCATCGCCTGGGAATCGTTCGGCGAGGGCTGGGTCAGCGACATCGTCAAGGAATTGAAGCTCAAGGACGTCACCAAGCTGCATGCCGGCTATGGCGATATCCCCGATCTTTCCAAAGCCGAT is a window encoding:
- a CDS encoding outer membrane protein; the protein is MRSVKFIIAAGAATLLSQAALAADMAIAPPPQMYAPPPVIEDFGGWYLRGDIGFSNQRVDRLNNVLDANNTSSVQNLNFNTAGIYGLGVGYRVNNWFRADVTGEYRGNSQFFGTDRITYPGGVGTDTYHATKNEWVVLANAYVDLGTWWCMTPFIGAGVGGARVAINGFTDQGIANNGGGALPGLAFGDNVSKWNLAWALHAGVAYKVSPNFTVELAYRYLDMGDGLTGDLKTFDGTNNVVNPTTFKSITSHDLKLGVRWNFDQPQPVYQQPLVRKG
- a CDS encoding outer membrane protein, producing the protein MRLTLLAAMMCGVAAGAQAADLPDLPILRGAVTDGMTHSTRNWDGWYVGGQVGYTSADMDFSHSVKTLTNFMLRNSVLQDPVSQWSLLSKNHAQATGFGGFVGRNWQWDQVVLGVEANYNYMNSLASSSTNGMSLNIVNPTGESPPAGHTHTYSTTLTGKASLQVKDVVTFRGRAGWAAGDFLPYMFGGLAVGRVDTARSATVSYTKWDDYDQTTQTLVGFVNGTPVYTTTTTHITAQIGAGSVSNAEHRTNSFVAGWTAGLGTEYNIWGGLFMRAEWEYVRFMSVKDTSFSTNSVRAGLGYKF
- a CDS encoding glutathione S-transferase family protein, whose amino-acid sequence is MKIYGDINSGNCLKVKWVCDRLALPYDWVAIDTLKQETRTPEFLKVNDAGQVPAVALDDGRTLAQSNAIIRYLAGGSDLIPSDAFAQAKMDEWLFWEQYSHEPYIAACRFHMFYLGRPASDLDPDKVKRGYAALARMEHQLAITPFLVGNAVSLADVSLLAYTRVAHEGGFDLSGHPSVRRWIGETEKHLGLTPAR
- a CDS encoding GNAT family N-acetyltransferase, which produces MTAISKVTIRRVCREDVAVIVGMLADDPLGGARERIEDPLPQSYYTAFETVERDPNIQLVVAEDGDGAVVGCLQLCILPGLSSQGASRGLIEDVRVASHCRSRGIGELLVQWALGEARGKGCKLVELLTHHTRVDAQRFYERLGFARSHVGMTVRF